One genomic window of Nicotiana sylvestris chromosome 10, ASM39365v2, whole genome shotgun sequence includes the following:
- the LOC138880200 gene encoding uncharacterized protein has product MRESWDDDRNLKARFGGYNFNISTSELVAILRSMGDNVWWPKEMRSNPNRHNRDHWCKFHNDHGHKTVDCRLLQGEVDHLLKQGYLTESFSERGKQAYMKNMQEPPKATSPKRIVNVISEGEDINGVTYTSANKVSKVTITHRKRVRHVLEEESITFDDADADDILYPHNDALVISLLVHDTNVKRILIDPGSFVNIILLRVLREMQAEDKLIPKAHTLSGFDNSSFVMKGEVTLTTFT; this is encoded by the coding sequence ATGCGAGAGTCATGGGATGATGATAGAAACTTGAAGGCAAGATTTGGCGGTTATAATTTTAATATAAGcacttccgagctcgtagctattttaagaagcatgggtgatAATGTGtggtggccaaaagaaatgagatcgaatccaaacaggcacAATCGTGATCACTGGTGcaaatttcacaacgatcacgggcataaaacggTAGACTGTAGGTTGCTACAAGGGGAAGTTGATCATCTATTAAAGCAAGGGTATCTCACCGAATCATTCAGTGAGAGaggtaagcaagcatacatgAAGAACATGCAGGAGCCCCCTAAAGCAACTTCTCCCAAACGGATCGTTAATGTTATAAGCGAAGGTGAAGACATTAATGGCGTGACGTACACATCGGCCAATAAAGtttccaaagtcacaattacccacaggaaacgggtgcgacatgtcttagaggaagaaagtattacgtttgatgatgcagatgcagatgaCATATTATATccacataacgatgcactggtaatatctctacttgtacatgatactaatgtgaaacgaattttgattgatccaggtagtttcgTGAATATTATTCTGCTAAGAGTACTGcgcgagatgcaagctgaagataaattaataccaaaggcgcatactttgTCAGGATTTGACAATTCTAGCTTCGTGAtgaaaggagaggtaacacttACTACATTCACAtaa